A single Symbiobacterium thermophilum IAM 14863 DNA region contains:
- a CDS encoding MazG nucleotide pyrophosphohydrolase domain-containing protein codes for MFPNAMRTIADFQAFHRWLDEQKGWGPDLKLNMVLLAGEVGEVANELRNIFWRASLLEPEMGEEAAREAALAEYRENLGFELADCLAYIFKIANNAGIDLEAAYKAKMAKNVQRQWTAPPPGNHQ; via the coding sequence ATGTTCCCGAACGCGATGCGTACCATTGCCGATTTCCAGGCCTTCCACCGGTGGCTGGATGAGCAGAAGGGATGGGGCCCGGATCTGAAGCTGAACATGGTGCTGCTCGCCGGTGAGGTGGGCGAGGTGGCCAACGAGCTGCGCAACATCTTCTGGCGGGCCAGCCTGCTGGAACCCGAGATGGGCGAGGAGGCGGCCCGGGAGGCCGCTTTGGCGGAGTACCGGGAGAACCTGGGCTTCGAGCTGGCGGACTGCCTGGCCTACATCTTCAAGATCGCGAACAACGCGGGGATCGACCTGGAGGCGGCCTACAAGGCCAAGATGGCGAAGAACGTCCAGCGCCAGTGGACCGCGCCGCCGCCGGGGAATCACCAGTAG
- a CDS encoding alpha/beta hydrolase encodes MRERSGTLSGLGGLKLYYRCWEPEHVQGNLVLVHGAGEHVGRYEHVAAWFAGRGFAVWAMDHRGHGRSEGTRMHVDRFSDYLVDLAAFVKLAAEAHGRPVMIGHSMGGLIAYRYAAAHPETISALVLSSPWFLSRAKVSRLEQALAPVLAVISPRLQVKSGIPPEICTRDAERIALDQKDPLRCQTATPRWFVECTRAAAECRTRVAFPEGLPALFLVAGTDHLVDPEATRAVFDRIGHGDKRFKLYPEKYHEIFNDPGREEVFAEILDWLRAHGLAPQAD; translated from the coding sequence ATGAGGGAGAGAAGCGGCACCCTGTCGGGCCTCGGCGGGCTGAAACTGTACTACCGCTGCTGGGAGCCCGAGCATGTTCAGGGCAACCTGGTGCTCGTGCACGGGGCGGGCGAGCATGTGGGGCGATACGAGCACGTCGCGGCCTGGTTCGCCGGCCGGGGCTTCGCGGTCTGGGCGATGGACCACCGGGGGCACGGGCGGTCCGAAGGCACGCGGATGCACGTGGACCGGTTCTCCGACTACCTGGTGGATCTGGCGGCGTTCGTGAAGCTGGCCGCGGAGGCGCACGGCCGGCCGGTGATGATCGGCCACTCCATGGGCGGGCTCATCGCCTACCGGTATGCCGCGGCGCACCCGGAGACCATCTCGGCCCTGGTGCTCTCGTCGCCATGGTTCCTGAGCCGGGCGAAGGTGAGCCGGCTGGAGCAGGCGCTGGCGCCGGTCCTGGCGGTGATCTCCCCGCGGTTGCAGGTGAAGTCGGGCATCCCGCCCGAGATCTGCACCCGGGACGCTGAGCGGATCGCCCTGGACCAGAAGGACCCGCTGCGCTGCCAGACGGCCACGCCCCGCTGGTTCGTGGAGTGCACCCGCGCCGCCGCGGAGTGCCGCACCCGCGTCGCCTTCCCCGAGGGGCTGCCTGCGCTCTTCCTGGTGGCCGGCACGGATCATCTGGTGGATCCGGAGGCCACCCGCGCGGTCTTCGATCGCATTGGGCACGGGGACAAGCGGTTCAAGCTCTATCCGGAGAAGTACCACGAGATCTTCAACGATCCCGGCCGCGAGGAGGTCTTCGCCGAGATCCTGGACTGGCTGCGCGCCCACGGACTGGCGCCGCAGGCAGACTGA
- a CDS encoding MFS transporter: MTQLRLNWKNTFIIGLGFFGVSLVWPLYNAYMPIFYARYIEAKATIGYLMTIDNWLALTLTPLVGFLSDRTRTRFGRRIPYLLVFAPLSALFLMLIPVGWETSLWLLLGAAVLMNLSMACWRSPIVALMPDVTPPPLRSKANGIINFMGGLAYIVAMFGGAILYRMYPGLPFVASALLLLGITAIFYFFIREPEHSTEKSERFQFALIRDRSAIFMLLAIFCWFVAYNSLETWVTTYGREHLGMHEADVAGLLTFSGGAFLLFAIPSGFLADGIGRFKGLGRKRTILGGLLLMILAFFLLDLQANLKSAWYLFALVGFAWSWVSINSYPMITQMAGPGQIGAYTGMYYLFSSMANIAGPPLFGWVFDHYGYRFFFPLGILFMALAALCMLLVTKGEKEPAAEARA; the protein is encoded by the coding sequence ATGACCCAATTGCGATTGAACTGGAAGAATACGTTCATCATCGGTCTCGGCTTCTTCGGGGTCAGCCTGGTGTGGCCGCTCTACAACGCCTACATGCCCATCTTCTATGCCAGGTACATCGAAGCGAAGGCGACCATCGGGTATCTGATGACCATCGACAACTGGCTGGCGCTCACGCTGACGCCACTGGTCGGCTTCCTGAGCGACCGCACGCGGACCCGCTTCGGGCGCCGCATCCCGTACCTGCTGGTCTTCGCCCCGCTCTCCGCCCTCTTCCTCATGCTCATCCCGGTGGGCTGGGAGACCAGCCTCTGGCTCCTGCTCGGGGCAGCCGTCCTGATGAACCTCTCCATGGCCTGCTGGCGCTCGCCGATCGTGGCGCTCATGCCTGACGTCACCCCGCCGCCGCTGCGCTCCAAGGCCAACGGCATCATCAACTTCATGGGCGGCCTGGCGTACATCGTGGCCATGTTCGGCGGCGCCATCCTCTACCGCATGTACCCCGGCTTGCCCTTCGTCGCCTCGGCGCTGCTGCTGCTGGGGATCACCGCGATCTTCTACTTCTTCATCCGTGAGCCGGAGCACAGCACCGAGAAGTCCGAACGGTTCCAGTTCGCCCTCATCCGGGACCGCAGCGCCATCTTCATGCTCCTGGCCATCTTCTGCTGGTTCGTTGCCTACAACTCCCTGGAGACGTGGGTGACCACCTACGGCCGCGAACATCTTGGGATGCACGAGGCCGACGTCGCCGGCCTGCTCACGTTCTCCGGCGGGGCGTTCCTCCTCTTCGCCATCCCCTCAGGCTTCCTGGCCGACGGCATCGGCCGGTTCAAGGGGCTGGGCCGCAAGCGGACCATCCTCGGCGGCCTCCTCCTGATGATCCTGGCCTTCTTCCTGCTGGATCTGCAGGCGAACCTGAAGTCCGCCTGGTACCTGTTCGCCCTGGTCGGCTTCGCCTGGTCGTGGGTGAGCATCAACTCCTACCCGATGATCACGCAGATGGCCGGTCCCGGCCAGATCGGCGCCTACACCGGCATGTACTACCTCTTCTCGTCGATGGCCAACATCGCCGGACCGCCCCTGTTCGGCTGGGTCTTCGACCATTACGGCTACCGCTTCTTCTTCCCGCTGGGCATCCTGTTCATGGCCCTGGCCGCCCTCTGCATGCTGCTGGTGACCAAGGGCGAGAAGGAGCCCGCTGCGGAGGCCCGGGCCTGA